Proteins encoded by one window of Pseudochaenichthys georgianus chromosome 9, fPseGeo1.2, whole genome shotgun sequence:
- the mrpl41 gene encoding large ribosomal subunit protein mL41 — MGVLSTLVRGLVRGADRMAEFTSKRGSRTHNKGRGARPTGLRLSSRKFLSIRTMIPELVVPILEDFKLKPYVSYRSPRGVEPPLSAESVFAEVVAPQIRKDYKDGTFSKEQLEKYGFNPKQEGKLFKLFPKNYVR, encoded by the coding sequence ATGGGCGTGTTATCCACGTTGGTGAGGGGTCTGGTGAGAGGAGCGGACAGAATGGCTGAGTTTACAAGCAAACGTGGATCAAGGACTCATAACAAAGGCAGGGGTGCCAGGCCCACCGGGCTGAGGCTGTCCAGCAGGAAGTTTCTGTCCATACGGACCATGATTCCTGAGCTTGTTGTGCCGATCTTGGAAGACTTCAAACTTAAACCCTACGTCTCATATCGCTCTCCTCGAGGAGTGGAGCCCCCCCTCTCAGCAGAGAGTGTGTTTGCTGAAGTAGTGGCCCCTCAGATCAGGAAAGACTATAAAGATGGCACTTTCAGCAAAGAACAGCTGGAGAAATATGGATTTAATCCCAAGCAGGAGGGGAAGCTCTTCAAGCTGTTTCCAAAGAACTATGTTCGGTAA